The sequence below is a genomic window from Vicinamibacterales bacterium.
CGGCTCGTGCTGGAGCAGCCGCAGTACGCGGAAGGATGGCTGCTGCTGGCCGAGGCGCAGGAGGGGGCCGGCAGTAGCGACGCCGCCGTCGATACGCTGACCCAGCTCCTCGACGATCAGCCGCAGTTCTTCCGCGGCCGGGTGCAGCTGGCCGAGACGCTCGATCGCCAGCGCAAGTTTGCGCAGGCGGCCGAAGCCTGGGCCGCCGCGCAGTCGCTCAGTCCCGGCAACACCGAGATCTCGGCGCGCCGCGCCAACTCGCTGATCAACACCGGCCGGGCTGCGGATGCGCGCATGATCCTGGACGAGGCGCTCAAGCGGTCGCCCGGCGACGTCCGGCTGACGTTCATGCTGGCGCAGGCGCAGCGCGATGCCGGCGATCTCGATGGCGCCGAAGTCACCGCGCGTGCGCTTCACCAGGCGCATCCCGAGGACGCCCGCTTCACCTATCTGGTGAGTCAGATGCTCGAGGCGCGCGGCCGCTACCAGGAGATCGTGGACTTCCTGAAGCCGGCCATCGCCAGCCTGCGCGGCGGCGCCGGCAAGCCGTCGCAGGCGGCACTCCTGCTCGGCAGCGAGGGGCTGGCGCTGCAACAACTGAAGAAGTACGACGAGGCGATCGGCGCGTTCAAGGACGCCGTCGCCCTGACGCCGGATGACCCCGTCCGCCAGGTGCTGCTCATCCAGGGCTACAGCGCGGCCGGCCGCCACAAAGACGCCATCGAGACCGCCGAGAAGGCGCGCGCGAAGTTTCCGCAGGACTCGACGGTGATCTACCAGCTCGGCGCCGCGTTCGATCGTGCCGGCCGGCGCGAGGAGGCCGAGAAGACGTTCCGCACGCTCGTCGCCGACGACCCGCTCAACGCCGGGGCGCTCAACTATCTCGGCTACATGCTCGCCGAGCGCGGCTCGTCACCCAATCTCGACGAAGCGGTCTCGCTGATTCAGCGTGCGCTGGACGTCGAGCCCGACAACCCGTCGTATCTCGATAGCCTCGGGTGGGCCTACGTGCAGCAGGGGCGCCTCGATCTGGCCGACGCGCCGCTGTCGTCCGCCGCCGGAAAGATGCCGACCAATTCGGTGGTGCAGGAGCATCTCGGCGATCTGCGCGAAAAGCAGAACCGCCGCGCCGACGCCGTGGCGGCCTGGCAGAAAGCGCTCGCCGGCGACGGCGACTCGATCGACCGGTCGAAAATCCAGAAGAAGATCGACAGTGCCCGCAAGGCCAGCCGCTAGCCCGAATCCCGATTCCCACTTGCCGACGCCCACTCTGATCGCGATCGACGGGCCCCGCTCATCCGGACGCCTGAGAAGTGGGGCCTGGCTGTTGGTCGTTGTCGCCGCCGCCACAGCGGGAGCCTGCGGCGCAAAACCTCCAGCGCTTCCGACCGGCGCCGGGACTCCGTTCAGCGGCTACGCCGCCGCCTACGATGAGGCAACCGCCGGCTGCCGCGCCATCAAGACGATCAGCGCCTCGATGAGCCTGTCGGGCAAGGCGGGATCGACGAAGCTGCGCGGTCGTATCGATGCCGGGTTCGCCGCGCCGGCGCGGGCGAGGCTCGAAGGGATTCCGCCGTTCGGGAAGCCGGTGTTCGTGCTCGTCGCCGAGGACGGGCGTGGGACGCTGGTGCTGACGCGCGAGGATCGGGTACTCCGCGATGCGCCGCCCGAGGCGATCGTCGAAGCACTGGCCGGCGTCCCGCTCACCCCCGACGCGCTGCGCACCATCGTCAGCGGCTGCGGCTTCTCCGACACCGCGCCGACCGGCGGCAGCGAGATCCGCGACACCGCCGCCGACTGGGTCGTGCTCTCGTTTCCGGAGAGCACAGGGTATCTGAAACGGGAAGGGGGCGCCTGGCGGCTGGCCGCCGCGTCCCGCGGGTCCGTCACCGTGCGCTACGACACCTTCGACGGTGCCCGTCCTGCCGGCGTCGGCATCCGTGCCACGGCGGACGGGCGCGTCACCGCAGACATCCACCTCGCGTTGTCCGATGTCGCGACCAACGTCACGCTCGATCCACGGACGTTCGTGCCTGACCTGCCGGAGCATTCGGTTCCGCTCTCGCTCGACGAGCTGCGGCGCGCCGGGCCGATGGGAGGCGAGCGCTGATCTTGACGTGGAGCCGATGCGCGAAGGGCATTTCTGGAGGCGTGATGACATCCGGTGATCGAACGTGGCGACGCGCGTGAAGCTGACCGTTCGTGCGCATGCCAAGGTCAATCTCGATCTGCGCGTGCTCGGCGTCAGGCCCGACGGCTATCACGAGCTGCGGACGGTGTTTCAGACGATCGAGGTGCACGACACACTGGTCTGCGCGGCGCGGTCAGGTCCGTTCACGCTCACGTGCCGCGCGCCTGGCGTGCCGGTCGACGCGGGCAATCTGGTCTGGAAGGCGGCCGCGGCGCTCTGGAGCGCGCTCGGCCGGGACGGCGAGCTTCGCGACGTGGCCGTGCGGATCGACAAGAAGATCCCGCTCGAGGCGGGGCTCGGGGGCGGCAGCGCCGACGCGGCCGCGGCGCTGATGGCGCTCGGCCGGCTGTGGGGCGGGGCGCCGCTCGGTCTGCTGCGGGAGATCGGCGCGACGATCGGCGCCGACGTGCCGTTCTTCCTGTCTGGCGGCACGGCGCTCGGGCTCGGCCGCGGCGAGGAGATCTACCCGCTCGTCGATCTGCCGCCGCATTTCGTCGTCGTCGTCCGCCCGCCGTTCGGCGTGTCGACGGCCGAGGCGTACGCGTGGTACGACGAGGACCGCGCCGCCGGTCAGCGCGACGAGAATCGCGAGTTCCAGCTGCTGCCGGTGCCGTGGCCGTCGCGCGCGGCGCAGATGGTCAACGACCTCGAGCCGCCGGTGATGCGGCGGCACCCCGAGATTGGCGTCGTCAAGCAGCAGTTGCGCGAGCTCGGGGCGACGGCTGCGGCGATGTCGGGGAGCGGTTCGGCGGTGTTCGGGCTGTTTCGCAGCCGGGCGGCCGCGGAGCGCGCCCTTAAACCGTTGTCCGGTAACGGCGCCCGGGCGCTGCTGACCAGGACGTTGAGCCGGCCGGAGCACGAGCGGCGCGGCCGCCCGGTGGCCCGCCGCGCCGGTTCGCGGCGGGTCTGACGCCCCCGAGGGTTGCCCGCACACGGTAGATCCGCTACACTTAAACTTTTGTAGATGGCCTCGGGAACCCCTTCGGGGCATTTGGAAATCGGGTAATCGGGCATTCGGGTCAGTCGACGACGGTGTCTCGGGATTACCGGATTATCCGATTGCCAAATTTCCAAATGCGCTTACTGGGGCGTGGCCAAGCGGTAAGGCGCGGGACTTTGGATCCCGTATTCGGAGGTTCGAATCCTCCCGCCCCAACCATGTCACGGCTGGTGTCTGCGTGATTACGACAGGAGCACTCCCCGCGACGATGTCGAGTCGACATCTCAAGGTGTTTCCCGGAAGCGCGCACCGCGCGCTGGCCGAGGAGATCGCGGAGTTCCTGCAGGTCCCGGTCGGGCGCGCGAAGCTGCTGCGGTTCCCGGACACGGAGGTCTCGTTCCAGATCGACGAGAACATCCGCGGGACCGACGTGTTCGTGGTGCAGCCGACGTGCGCAGACGTCGACCGTCATCTGGTCGAGCTGTGCGTGATGATCGATGCGTTCCGCCGCTCGTCGGCGGCGCGCATCACGGCGGTGATTCCCTACTACGGCTACGCGCGGCAGGACCGCAAGGACAAGCCGCGCGTGCCGATCTCGGCGAAGCTGATGGCCAATCTCATCACCGCCGCCGGGGCGAATCGCGTGCTGACGATGGACCTGCACAAGGCGCAGATCCAGGCGTTCTTTGACATTCCGGTCGATCACCTCTTCGCGGCGCCGGTGATCATCGAACATCTGCGCGCCTACGAGGCGTCGGACCTGACCATCGTGTCGCCGGACGCGGGCGGGGCCGAGCGCGCGCGCGCCTACGCCAAGCGGCTCGGCGCCGAGTTGGCGATCATCGACAAACGGCGCAGCGAGGACGGCAGCGCCGAGGTGATGAACGTGATTGGCGACGTCGCCGGCCGGACCTGCATCCTGCAGGACGACATCATCGACACGGCCGGGACGATCGTGAAGGCGGCCAACGCGCTGAAGGCGAACGGCGCGGGCCGGGTCATCGCCTGCGCCGTGCACGGCGTGCTGTCCGGCCCGGCGATCGAGCGCCTCGAATCGGCGCCGATCGACCAGGTGGTGATCACCAACACGATCCCGCTGATGACCGATCGCGCCAAGAGCTGCAGCAAGATCCGGCAGCTCTCGGTCGCTCGGCTGCTGGGACAGGCGATTCGGAGCATCCACGAGGAGACATCGGTCTCCTCACTGTTCGTGTAACCGCGGGCAACGAGCAACTGCAGACTGGTAACTGGTAACTGACATGGACGCCACACTGAAAGCAGAACCCCGCGCCGAGCGCGGCAAGAACGAAGCACGGCGCCTGCGCGCCGCCGGCAAGATCCCGGCCGTGGTCTACGGCACCGAACGGGGCAAGGCGACCGAGATCGCGGTCGACCCGCGGGTGCTGTTGCGCATCCTCCACTCCCAGTCGGGCGTGAATACGCTCATCGGGCTGGAAGGGGCCGGGCTGGCCGCCGGCGGCAAGGTGCTCGTCAAGGAATACCAGCTCGATCCGATCGACCACCGGCTGCTGCACGCCGACTTCTTCGCGGTCGCGATGGACAAGACGCTCGAAGTCACCGTGTCGATCGTGCTGAAGGGCGAGCCGAAGGGCGTCAAGCAGCAGGGGGGCATCGTCGACTTCGTCAACCGCGAAATCGAAGTCGAGTGCCTGCCGGCCGACATTCCCGAGCACATCGACGTCGACATCAGCGAGCTGATGCTGCACCAGGGTCTCCGCGTGCGCGATCTGCCGAAGAGCGACAAGTGGGCGCCGGTGAGCGATCTCGACATGATGATCGTGCACGTCGTGACCGTGAAGGTCGAGGAGGCGCCTGCGGCCGATGCCGCGGCTGCCGCGACCGCGACAGCGGCGACGCCGGCCGAGCCGGAGGTCATCAAGAAGGGCAAGAAGGACGAGGAGAAGGACGACAAGAAGTAGATGGCCGGTGGGTGATGGCCGTGTGCTGATCGCCGATTGGCGCTCGTCGGCCGGACTGGCTGGCCCCGCGTTCAGGTGGGACGATGAAGCTGATCGTGGGGCTGGGGAATCCCGGCGCGAAGTACGACGGGACGCGTCACAACGTCGGGTTTGCCGTCGTCGATCGGCTGGCCGCGCGGCACGGGGCGGCCTGGGAAGCGGCGCCCCGGGGGATCGAAGGGCTCGCCGCACGCTGGCGGGCCGCGGACGTCGTCCTCGCCAAGCCGCTGACGTTCATGAATCTGAGCGGCCCGGCGATCGTCGGACTGCTGCAGTTCTTCAAGATCGAGGTGGCCGACCTTCTCGTCATCGTCGACGAGGTG
It includes:
- a CDS encoding ribose-phosphate pyrophosphokinase — its product is MSSRHLKVFPGSAHRALAEEIAEFLQVPVGRAKLLRFPDTEVSFQIDENIRGTDVFVVQPTCADVDRHLVELCVMIDAFRRSSAARITAVIPYYGYARQDRKDKPRVPISAKLMANLITAAGANRVLTMDLHKAQIQAFFDIPVDHLFAAPVIIEHLRAYEASDLTIVSPDAGGAERARAYAKRLGAELAIIDKRRSEDGSAEVMNVIGDVAGRTCILQDDIIDTAGTIVKAANALKANGAGRVIACAVHGVLSGPAIERLESAPIDQVVITNTIPLMTDRAKSCSKIRQLSVARLLGQAIRSIHEETSVSSLFV
- the ispE gene encoding 4-(cytidine 5'-diphospho)-2-C-methyl-D-erythritol kinase, whose product is MATRVKLTVRAHAKVNLDLRVLGVRPDGYHELRTVFQTIEVHDTLVCAARSGPFTLTCRAPGVPVDAGNLVWKAAAALWSALGRDGELRDVAVRIDKKIPLEAGLGGGSADAAAALMALGRLWGGAPLGLLREIGATIGADVPFFLSGGTALGLGRGEEIYPLVDLPPHFVVVVRPPFGVSTAEAYAWYDEDRAAGQRDENREFQLLPVPWPSRAAQMVNDLEPPVMRRHPEIGVVKQQLRELGATAAAMSGSGSAVFGLFRSRAAAERALKPLSGNGARALLTRTLSRPEHERRGRPVARRAGSRRV
- a CDS encoding tetratricopeptide repeat protein; this encodes MPTLLAFALTAAVMIQAPAGAGPQDAQYYFLLGRHLEGDGKVDQAVEALKTAIAMAPTSAEPRAELAGLYARQEKLREAVEAAEAAIGVSPKNQEANKVLGTVLAALAEQRQPARPGDDVSQYPKRAIAALEIARGDGSGDLNIDLELARLYLDADRNADAVPLLRRLVLEQPQYAEGWLLLAEAQEGAGSSDAAVDTLTQLLDDQPQFFRGRVQLAETLDRQRKFAQAAEAWAAAQSLSPGNTEISARRANSLINTGRAADARMILDEALKRSPGDVRLTFMLAQAQRDAGDLDGAEVTARALHQAHPEDARFTYLVSQMLEARGRYQEIVDFLKPAIASLRGGAGKPSQAALLLGSEGLALQQLKKYDEAIGAFKDAVALTPDDPVRQVLLIQGYSAAGRHKDAIETAEKARAKFPQDSTVIYQLGAAFDRAGRREEAEKTFRTLVADDPLNAGALNYLGYMLAERGSSPNLDEAVSLIQRALDVEPDNPSYLDSLGWAYVQQGRLDLADAPLSSAAGKMPTNSVVQEHLGDLREKQNRRADAVAAWQKALAGDGDSIDRSKIQKKIDSARKASR
- a CDS encoding 50S ribosomal protein L25; translated protein: MDATLKAEPRAERGKNEARRLRAAGKIPAVVYGTERGKATEIAVDPRVLLRILHSQSGVNTLIGLEGAGLAAGGKVLVKEYQLDPIDHRLLHADFFAVAMDKTLEVTVSIVLKGEPKGVKQQGGIVDFVNREIEVECLPADIPEHIDVDISELMLHQGLRVRDLPKSDKWAPVSDLDMMIVHVVTVKVEEAPAADAAAAATATAATPAEPEVIKKGKKDEEKDDKK